From a single Stigmatopora argus isolate UIUO_Sarg chromosome 4, RoL_Sarg_1.0, whole genome shotgun sequence genomic region:
- the LOC144073018 gene encoding uncharacterized protein LOC144073018 isoform X1, translating into MSGWHFCFQPGVRSMAASSSVTSVGGMLVVTQVIPRDGNSVPPPKHGEMEPPGQAPEAEDAEKSPVRRRGELSGLGAVQVVVALLCVLFGLTGISPYLAPHLAFCAGVCLLASGGLALAAERRMDTMRMRACLWFNAAAVPVSLVGAAYLVWLLAAVSPAVSVCGPLLREDYREAWYDCLRDLRPLNVVVEGLRGLFLVLLVLQAGVSVATSILASRAIKTIP; encoded by the exons atgAGCGGCTGGCACTTTTGTTTTCAGCCAGGAGTTCGTTCCATGGCGGCGTCTTCCTCCGTCACCAGCGTCGGCGGCATGCTGGTCGTCACGCAGGTCATCCCCCGAGACGGGAACTCCGTCCCGCCGCCCAAGCACGGCGAGATGGAGCCCCCCGGCCAGGCGCCGGAGGCCGAGGACGCCGAGAAGAGCCCCGTCCGTCGGCGAGGGGAGCTCTCGGGCCTCGGG GCGGTCCAGGTGGTCGTGGCTTTGCTGTGCGTCCTCTTCGGCCTGACGGGCATTTCCCCCTACCTGGCGCCCCACTTGGCCTTCTGCGCCGGTGTCTGC TTGTTGGCGTCCGGCGGGTTGGCGCTGGCAGCCGAGAGGCGGATGGACACGATGCGG ATGCGGGCGTGCCTGTGGTTCAacgccgccgccgtccccgTCAGCCTGGTGGGCGCGGCCTACCTGGTCTGGCTGCTGGCCGCCGTTAGTCCGGCCGTGAGCGTCTGCGGGCCGCTGTTGAGAGAAGACTACCGGGAAGCGTGGTACGACTGCCTCCGCGATCTGCGGCCGTTGAAC GTGGTGGTGGAAGGCCTACGCGGTCTTTTCCTGGTTCTGCTGGTCCTGCAGGCCGGCGTCTCCGTGGCGACCAGCATCTTGGCCAGCAGGGCCATCAAAACAATCCCGTGA
- the LOC144073018 gene encoding uncharacterized protein LOC144073018 isoform X2, with protein MAASSSVTSVGGMLVVTQVIPRDGNSVPPPKHGEMEPPGQAPEAEDAEKSPVRRRGELSGLGAVQVVVALLCVLFGLTGISPYLAPHLAFCAGVCLLASGGLALAAERRMDTMRMRACLWFNAAAVPVSLVGAAYLVWLLAAVSPAVSVCGPLLREDYREAWYDCLRDLRPLNVVVEGLRGLFLVLLVLQAGVSVATSILASRAIKTIP; from the exons ATGGCGGCGTCTTCCTCCGTCACCAGCGTCGGCGGCATGCTGGTCGTCACGCAGGTCATCCCCCGAGACGGGAACTCCGTCCCGCCGCCCAAGCACGGCGAGATGGAGCCCCCCGGCCAGGCGCCGGAGGCCGAGGACGCCGAGAAGAGCCCCGTCCGTCGGCGAGGGGAGCTCTCGGGCCTCGGG GCGGTCCAGGTGGTCGTGGCTTTGCTGTGCGTCCTCTTCGGCCTGACGGGCATTTCCCCCTACCTGGCGCCCCACTTGGCCTTCTGCGCCGGTGTCTGC TTGTTGGCGTCCGGCGGGTTGGCGCTGGCAGCCGAGAGGCGGATGGACACGATGCGG ATGCGGGCGTGCCTGTGGTTCAacgccgccgccgtccccgTCAGCCTGGTGGGCGCGGCCTACCTGGTCTGGCTGCTGGCCGCCGTTAGTCCGGCCGTGAGCGTCTGCGGGCCGCTGTTGAGAGAAGACTACCGGGAAGCGTGGTACGACTGCCTCCGCGATCTGCGGCCGTTGAAC GTGGTGGTGGAAGGCCTACGCGGTCTTTTCCTGGTTCTGCTGGTCCTGCAGGCCGGCGTCTCCGTGGCGACCAGCATCTTGGCCAGCAGGGCCATCAAAACAATCCCGTGA
- the LOC144073015 gene encoding metaxin-1-like gives MATPDELFVWEGDWGLPSVNSDCLMLLAYAQFSGAPLKVHKVCNPWRSPGGSLPAMRTADKEALCRPSDIIIHLRKQKYNADFDLSADEAADSLAFVALVQQKLTPAAIYAEWVEPKNFVEVTRRWYAEHSGFPLGLFLPGRMRRRQLDKLRLLRGDAHLEASEELEKELYGEAMDCMDLLAQRLGRQKFFFGDSPSSLDAVVFGWLAPILKCKLPGGKLQRHLKSLENLHAFCSNILLLYFPQNGGAGDIRPAEAGELAPERRGKQILSALAALAAMLSYAALTGMLSVRHGGTPEPQRHRDHEDDDNEN, from the exons ATGGCGACGCCCGATGAGCTGTTCGTGTGGGAAGGAGACTGGGGCCTGCCGTCCGTCAACAGCGACTGTTTGATGCTTCTG GCGTACGCGCAGTTTTCTGGCGCTCCTCTCAAAGTTCACAAGGTGTGCAACCCGTGGAGATCTCCGGGAG GTTCCCTCCCGGCCATGAGGACCGCCGACAAGGAGGCTCTGTGTCGACCTTCCGACATCATCATCCACCTCCGAAAGCAG AAGTACAACGCGGACTTTGACCTGTCGGCCGACGAGGCCGCCGACAGCCTGGCCTTCGTGGCCCTGGTGCAACAGAAGCTGACGCCGGCCGCG aTTTACGCTGAGTGGGTGGAGCCCAAGAACTTCGTGGAGGTGACCCGGCGCTGGTACGCCGAGCACAGCGGTTTCCCGCTCGGCCTCTTCCTGCCGGGCCGCATGCGGCGACGCCAGCTGGACAAACTGCGCCTGCTGCGGGGGGACGCCCACCTGGAGGCGTCCGAAGAGCTGGAGAAGGAG TTGTACGGCGAGGCGATGGACTGCATGGACCTGCTGGCCCAACGACTGGGCAGACAAAAGTTCTTCTTTGGCGACTC GCCCTCGTCGCTGGACGCCGTGGTGTTCGGCTGGCTGGCGCCCATCCTCAAGTGCAAGCTGCCCGGCGGCAAGCTGCAGCGCCACCTCAAGTCTTTGGAAAACCTTCACGCCTTCTGCTCCAACATTCTGCTCCTCTACTTTCCCC AAAACGGCGGGGCCGGAGACATCCGTCCCGCCGAGGCCGGCGAGCTGGCCCCCGAGCGGCGAGGCAAGCAGATCCTGTCGGCCCTGGCCGCGCTGGCCGCCATGTTGTCCTACGCCGCGCTCACCGGCATGCTGTCGGTCCGCCACGGGGGGACCCCGGAGCCACAGCGCCACCGCGACCACGAGGACGACGACAACGAAAACTGA